A single window of [Clostridium] hylemonae DSM 15053 DNA harbors:
- a CDS encoding 5'-nucleotidase C-terminal domain-containing protein — translation MSIFKGRAAADRQSGRCGAQKERESDMKRSVSRGIACILSAAMILGAASGCSRQENREKTVIKILYSNNFKEVEDLVESTYDDIDLQVEISPYSSEQIRRLEKGVGPDLVFTPQPDSTMVQEYLLDLSDTKASEAYDGTIMNAWKQNGKTYLIPLPGVYSGYVVNETLFEQAGLSLPANNTELVSALSEMREKGIGVGEDDINFSIMSDYNTSVGMFYVGCMVPDFLGTVEGVKWLADFKNKEAAFSGVWEQSFSLSDSFVNAGVMDPAAVGRQRNSILCQERLVDGTLAAAFGDSALYYECVADNEKAVKEGTGTAYTYRMLPFFSDKGNEPWFLFAPSALMGINKNTGEEKQEACRRILELLSTQEGQDALIADLGGGTSCLRDHEQPKESIPGGVEEYVESGYIYNVLFPGKTVEYFGGCVRNIMNGKCSVEEALQAVDQYNYEGEDKLSYDFTVIGEVSHDLLLQNFNIRLGETEIGNFIADCVAGASGAPIAVVNGGGIRASFFEGVVYGGDIAAVCPFDNKIIVLEMDGETVWEMLENSVSTCSEEFPGGRFLQVSGLQYTFDSTRPAGSRIVSVTLSDGTEVDADTRCQIAVTDYMAGLRSYAEGNGDGYTMLNYYDDTVPKGSVTLIKETGLTYRDAMALYFEQHRDTAVDAQMEGRIRDLAQDD, via the coding sequence TTGAGTATATTCAAAGGGCGCGCCGCGGCGGACCGGCAAAGCGGCCGGTGCGGCGCGCAGAAAGAAAGGGAGAGCGATATGAAACGCAGTGTATCCAGGGGAATTGCATGTATATTAAGTGCAGCCATGATATTGGGGGCAGCTTCAGGCTGCAGCCGGCAGGAGAACAGGGAAAAGACAGTAATTAAAATTCTTTATTCCAATAATTTTAAGGAAGTGGAGGACCTGGTGGAGTCCACCTATGATGACATTGATCTGCAGGTAGAAATATCGCCCTATTCCAGCGAGCAGATCCGGCGTCTTGAAAAAGGTGTAGGACCGGACCTGGTGTTCACCCCGCAGCCTGATTCAACTATGGTACAGGAATATCTGCTCGATCTCAGTGACACAAAGGCGAGCGAGGCGTATGACGGCACGATCATGAATGCCTGGAAACAAAATGGAAAAACGTATCTGATTCCGCTTCCCGGGGTGTACAGCGGATATGTGGTCAACGAAACACTGTTTGAGCAGGCGGGACTGTCTCTGCCCGCAAATAACACGGAACTTGTGTCGGCTCTCTCCGAAATGCGGGAAAAAGGGATCGGGGTCGGTGAGGACGACATAAATTTTAGTATTATGAGTGACTATAACACGTCAGTGGGCATGTTCTACGTTGGGTGCATGGTGCCGGATTTTCTCGGGACGGTTGAGGGCGTAAAATGGCTGGCAGATTTTAAAAATAAAGAGGCAGCCTTTTCCGGTGTCTGGGAACAGAGCTTTTCATTGTCCGATTCTTTTGTAAATGCAGGTGTTATGGATCCTGCAGCGGTCGGCCGTCAGCGCAATTCCATCCTCTGCCAGGAGCGTCTTGTGGACGGCACCCTTGCCGCCGCTTTCGGGGATTCCGCACTATATTATGAATGCGTTGCAGACAATGAGAAAGCGGTAAAAGAAGGGACCGGTACAGCATATACATACCGGATGCTTCCGTTTTTCAGCGATAAAGGAAATGAGCCATGGTTTCTGTTTGCGCCTTCTGCGCTCATGGGGATCAACAAGAACACGGGCGAAGAAAAACAGGAGGCGTGCCGGCGGATTCTGGAGCTGCTCTCGACGCAGGAGGGACAGGATGCCCTGATCGCGGATCTGGGCGGGGGCACGTCCTGCCTGCGCGACCACGAGCAGCCGAAGGAATCGATCCCAGGAGGCGTAGAGGAATATGTGGAGTCGGGATATATCTACAATGTACTGTTTCCGGGCAAAACGGTGGAATATTTTGGCGGCTGTGTGAGAAACATCATGAACGGAAAATGTTCGGTGGAGGAAGCCTTACAGGCAGTAGATCAATACAATTATGAAGGTGAGGATAAACTGTCGTATGATTTCACGGTCATTGGCGAGGTGAGCCATGATCTGCTGCTCCAGAATTTTAATATACGGCTGGGCGAGACCGAGATCGGCAATTTTATAGCAGATTGTGTTGCCGGGGCATCCGGAGCCCCGATCGCGGTCGTCAACGGCGGAGGGATACGGGCCAGTTTTTTTGAAGGAGTCGTCTACGGCGGGGACATTGCCGCAGTGTGTCCGTTTGACAATAAGATCATTGTGCTTGAGATGGATGGGGAAACTGTGTGGGAGATGCTGGAGAACAGTGTGTCTACCTGTTCGGAGGAGTTCCCCGGCGGCCGGTTCCTACAGGTCTCAGGACTTCAGTATACTTTTGACAGCACAAGGCCGGCCGGAAGCCGGATCGTAAGTGTGACATTGTCTGATGGGACAGAAGTGGATGCGGACACCCGCTGCCAGATTGCTGTGACAGACTATATGGCCGGCCTGAGAAGTTATGCAGAGGGAAACGGCGACGGGTATACGATGCTCAATTACTATGATGATACTGTTCCAAAGGGCAGTGTGACACTTATAAAAGAG
- a CDS encoding Gfo/Idh/MocA family protein, with protein sequence MMMGKMVNWGVLGCAGIARIRMIPGLLQADNARLYAVVSRGSAKAKEFQRLFGAEKAYDSYEKLLEDDQVEAVYIPLPNSMHFEWVEKAARAGKHILCEKPIAMNEEEAKRMFEICRENGVLLMEAFAYRHSPLVNKVKELIEEGAVGKVKYMESHLTDVLTDMSNIRMDRNLGGGAFYDMACYNVSVISYLLGKEPECVKAFAEMDERHGVDVSNTFLLKYDDGTQAAGYSSLNSYARGYYAVVGEKGRIEVPCNFNCRNVSKFTVSTGAYVDNVEVLDEVKTEYIVMCPDNYMLEAEQFGRCILDGEKPLVSMEETVQNARILDRAFEDAACRAKR encoded by the coding sequence ATGATGATGGGTAAAATGGTGAACTGGGGCGTTCTCGGCTGTGCCGGAATTGCCAGAATAAGAATGATACCCGGGCTGCTCCAGGCGGATAACGCCAGGCTGTATGCCGTTGTAAGCCGGGGAAGTGCCAAGGCAAAAGAGTTCCAAAGACTGTTTGGAGCGGAGAAGGCTTATGACAGTTATGAGAAGCTGCTGGAGGATGATCAGGTGGAGGCCGTGTACATACCGCTCCCGAATTCGATGCACTTTGAGTGGGTGGAAAAGGCCGCCAGGGCCGGTAAGCACATTTTGTGTGAGAAACCGATCGCCATGAATGAGGAAGAGGCCAAGAGGATGTTTGAGATATGCCGGGAGAACGGCGTGCTGCTCATGGAGGCGTTTGCCTACCGCCACAGCCCCCTTGTAAATAAGGTCAAGGAGCTCATAGAGGAAGGCGCGGTAGGGAAGGTGAAGTATATGGAATCCCATCTGACGGATGTACTTACGGACATGTCCAACATAAGGATGGACAGGAACCTGGGAGGGGGCGCTTTTTATGATATGGCCTGCTACAATGTCAGTGTCATAAGCTACCTGCTCGGGAAGGAACCGGAATGTGTCAAGGCGTTTGCCGAGATGGACGAAAGGCACGGGGTGGATGTAAGCAATACATTCCTGCTCAAGTACGATGACGGCACACAGGCGGCAGGCTACTCTTCTCTCAATTCTTACGCGAGGGGATATTATGCTGTGGTTGGAGAAAAGGGGCGGATCGAAGTTCCGTGTAATTTCAACTGCAGAAATGTAAGCAAGTTTACAGTCTCCACAGGCGCTTATGTGGATAATGTGGAGGTTCTGGACGAGGTTAAGACGGAATACATCGTAATGTGTCCGGATAATTATATGCTGGAAGCAGAACAATTTGGCAGATGTATACTGGACGGGGAGAAACCGCTCGTATCCATGGAGGAGACAGTGCAGAACGCCCGCATTCTGGACCGGGCGTTTGAAGACGCGGCGTGCCGGGCGAAACGGTGA
- the dhaL gene encoding dihydroxyacetone kinase subunit DhaL — protein sequence MKKILNADVSNVVEEMLAGYLSAYRRYYKKIGEYNAFMYKGHRKDKVALVIGGGSGHEPLFSGYCGAGLADGVACGNICASPNPELIYETAKAVDQGKGVLFIYGCYAGDNLNFDMAEELCRADGIQTAHVRVWDDCASAPKERITDRRGIAGDVFVIKTAGAACDAGLAFDEVVRIAEKARDNINTIGLATSPGTLPGNDKPTFELPEDEVEFGMGLHGEPGIERTKMKPADELVDRMYEELKAEMDLKTGDEVAVLVNGLGSTPLLELNIVYYDLHRRMAADGLKVHDAEVKTYCTCMEMGGFSITILKLDEELKQFYDAPCYSPYYAKGELTGAVSAADDGEEEEEPEFDETDVDEAVIVRSKEGVLDRLNAADARNMLLYIADKIIAAKPYLTEIDSVIGDGDHGIGMAGGMQKAKKKLLQMQDATNVYALFEAAGKAMLMSMGGASGVIFGSLYLAGAKDMEPKEELTAADLAAMERKSLLAIQERGKAEVGDKTMVDALAPAVEAMEREASGSLLDMLNAAEEAARQGMEDTKKYIARFGRAKSLMERAIGHQDAGATSVWLIFQGMREFVEGR from the coding sequence ATGAAAAAGATATTAAATGCGGATGTGTCAAATGTCGTGGAAGAGATGCTTGCCGGCTACCTGTCCGCGTACAGGCGCTATTATAAAAAAATCGGGGAATACAATGCATTTATGTACAAGGGCCACAGGAAAGACAAGGTTGCCCTCGTCATCGGCGGCGGAAGCGGACACGAGCCGCTGTTCTCCGGATACTGCGGCGCCGGGCTGGCAGATGGAGTCGCCTGCGGCAACATATGCGCCTCCCCGAACCCGGAGCTGATCTATGAGACGGCGAAAGCGGTGGATCAGGGGAAGGGTGTTTTATTCATCTACGGATGTTACGCCGGGGACAATCTGAATTTTGACATGGCGGAAGAACTGTGCAGGGCGGACGGTATTCAGACCGCGCATGTGCGCGTATGGGACGACTGCGCTTCCGCGCCGAAAGAGAGGATCACCGACCGCCGTGGCATCGCGGGGGATGTCTTCGTCATTAAGACCGCCGGGGCGGCATGCGATGCCGGCCTTGCGTTTGACGAAGTCGTGCGCATCGCCGAAAAGGCGAGGGACAATATCAATACGATCGGGCTTGCCACATCTCCGGGAACGCTGCCGGGCAATGACAAGCCTACCTTTGAACTGCCGGAGGACGAGGTGGAGTTCGGCATGGGACTCCACGGCGAACCGGGGATCGAACGCACGAAGATGAAGCCGGCGGATGAGCTTGTGGACAGGATGTATGAAGAGCTGAAAGCAGAGATGGACCTGAAGACGGGAGATGAAGTCGCGGTCCTTGTGAACGGGCTTGGCTCCACACCGCTGCTGGAGCTGAACATCGTGTATTATGACCTGCACAGGCGGATGGCGGCGGACGGGCTGAAGGTGCACGACGCGGAAGTGAAGACGTACTGTACATGTATGGAGATGGGAGGATTCTCCATCACCATATTAAAGCTGGACGAGGAACTGAAGCAGTTTTATGATGCGCCGTGCTATTCCCCGTACTATGCGAAAGGGGAACTGACCGGCGCCGTGAGCGCGGCGGACGACGGTGAAGAGGAAGAAGAGCCGGAGTTTGACGAGACAGACGTTGACGAGGCTGTTATCGTAAGAAGCAAAGAAGGGGTGCTTGACAGGCTGAATGCTGCCGACGCAAGAAACATGCTTTTGTACATCGCAGATAAGATCATTGCCGCCAAACCGTATCTCACAGAGATCGACAGCGTGATCGGCGACGGTGACCACGGCATCGGCATGGCGGGAGGTATGCAGAAGGCGAAGAAAAAGCTGCTTCAGATGCAGGACGCAACAAATGTCTATGCACTGTTCGAGGCGGCGGGGAAAGCCATGCTCATGTCCATGGGCGGGGCGTCCGGCGTCATCTTCGGAAGCCTTTACCTGGCTGGAGCAAAAGACATGGAGCCCAAAGAAGAGCTGACGGCAGCCGATCTGGCGGCGATGGAAAGAAAGAGTCTTCTCGCGATCCAGGAGCGCGGGAAAGCAGAAGTGGGAGACAAGACGATGGTAGACGCGCTGGCTCCCGCAGTAGAAGCGATGGAGCGGGAGGCATCCGGCAGCCTTTTGGATATGCTGAACGCCGCGGAAGAGGCAGCAAGACAAGGCATGGAAGATACGAAAAAGTATATCGCCAGATTCGGGAGAGCGAAATCACTTATGGAGCGGGCCATCGGCCACCAGGATGCAGGAGCCACTTCCGTCTGGCTCATCTTCCAGGGCATGAGAGAATTTGTAGAAGGCAGATAG
- a CDS encoding SIS domain-containing protein — translation MEYKEMYERILSEYRQVFEKLDEAGMRAFIEEVKKHGRIFLIGVGREGMATRAFAMRLMHMGKEIHWIWDDTTPSIGEGDLLIATLGDGCIGHINYICERAKEAGAFIYVVTGSPSGRTAQHVADKVFFVPAAVYRGTDDVVASFQPMGNLFEQCLLILFDMIVMTIVDETPGLTFEKMSGRHRNVE, via the coding sequence ATGGAATATAAAGAGATGTATGAACGGATTCTTTCCGAGTACAGACAGGTGTTTGAAAAGCTGGATGAAGCGGGGATGCGGGCGTTCATTGAGGAAGTGAAAAAGCACGGACGCATTTTTCTCATAGGAGTCGGACGAGAGGGGATGGCGACGAGAGCATTTGCCATGCGGCTCATGCATATGGGCAAGGAGATCCACTGGATCTGGGACGACACGACGCCTTCCATCGGGGAGGGCGACCTGCTCATAGCGACGCTGGGAGACGGCTGCATCGGGCATATCAACTATATCTGTGAGCGGGCAAAGGAAGCCGGGGCGTTCATATATGTGGTGACCGGATCGCCGAGCGGGCGTACGGCACAGCACGTGGCGGACAAAGTGTTTTTTGTGCCGGCGGCGGTGTACAGGGGGACAGATGATGTGGTCGCGTCCTTCCAGCCGATGGGCAATCTGTTTGAACAGTGTCTGCTCATCCTGTTTGATATGATCGTTATGACGATCGTGGACGAGACGCCGGGACTGACGTTTGAGAAGATGTCCGGGCGGCACAGGAATGTGGAGTAA
- a CDS encoding sugar phosphate isomerase/epimerase family protein — MKLGLNLSFAVKRFMDPEKLALMCKNDFGTDHVQFTWDLIDPWWPEELRDVLALRYRDAFAKAGVHIDATFGGLASYSYGHFLAPSKEQREAAFLFFKRAIDLTAVMGAKVMGTPVGGMSYDDALDPARREALYEEMLDYVRRLASYGKEKGIEEIHIEATPLITEFPHSPEASVRMMKDLEGTDIPVRLLVDWGHALFRPLLKEEADIELWFHTCAPYIGSIHLQQTDGQWDRHWDFTKEGIVTPELIKRATADAGLDDVMQYLEVVTIFEEEDDAVYDGMKKTMDYLHRELG, encoded by the coding sequence ATGAAACTGGGATTAAATCTGTCATTTGCCGTAAAGCGTTTTATGGATCCGGAAAAGCTGGCTCTCATGTGTAAAAATGACTTTGGCACGGATCACGTACAGTTTACATGGGACCTGATCGATCCGTGGTGGCCGGAAGAATTAAGAGACGTATTGGCGCTGCGCTACAGAGACGCATTTGCAAAAGCCGGCGTGCATATAGACGCCACGTTCGGCGGGCTGGCCTCTTATTCCTACGGGCATTTTCTCGCCCCGTCGAAGGAGCAGAGGGAGGCGGCGTTTCTCTTCTTCAAACGGGCCATTGACCTGACGGCAGTCATGGGGGCAAAGGTGATGGGGACGCCGGTGGGCGGAATGTCATACGATGACGCGTTAGATCCTGCCAGGCGGGAAGCATTGTACGAAGAAATGCTCGATTATGTAAGACGTCTGGCCTCCTACGGGAAAGAGAAAGGGATAGAGGAGATACATATCGAGGCGACCCCTCTCATAACAGAATTTCCCCACAGCCCGGAGGCATCGGTCAGGATGATGAAGGACTTGGAAGGAACGGATATTCCGGTCAGGCTTCTGGTGGACTGGGGGCATGCGCTCTTTAGACCGCTGCTTAAAGAGGAGGCGGACATTGAGCTGTGGTTCCATACGTGCGCTCCTTACATCGGCTCCATCCATCTGCAGCAGACAGACGGTCAGTGGGACCGCCACTGGGACTTTACAAAAGAAGGGATCGTAACGCCGGAACTGATAAAACGAGCCACGGCGGACGCTGGGCTTGACGATGTCATGCAGTATCTGGAAGTTGTCACAATATTTGAAGAAGAGGACGACGCGGTCTATGACGGCATGAAAAAGACGATGGACTACCTTCACAGAGAGCTTGGATAA
- a CDS encoding ABC transporter permease encodes MNKEKTKTNNVFVNALKKSNMTAIGVVLLLMIIIASVASPYFLDIYNLQSLIRDLAFIGMIGIAQSLLLLIGELDLSVGKIASLCGILAGMMMVNYGFNPWLSLALALLLGLVFGCINGLIITKLRLNSMVATIGMQGVYGGINLVLTKGKAITGIPGDIYILGKGNLGPVPFPFVFCVAVLILIIFMVKKTKTGRYIYAIGNSREAAKILGIKVDKIRVMIYSIVGLISSLAGILYVARLGSSQSAIGENWPMNSIAASVIGGVSLTGGIGNPAGALIGAAIISIIQNMIVLFGVNVYWQSAVSGIVVVIAISFSSISEIMRERKQRKIKLG; translated from the coding sequence ATGAATAAAGAGAAAACAAAGACAAACAACGTCTTCGTAAATGCGTTGAAGAAAAGTAATATGACAGCGATCGGCGTCGTACTGCTGCTGATGATCATTATTGCGAGTGTAGCTTCTCCGTATTTTCTGGATATATATAACCTGCAGTCTCTCATCAGAGATTTGGCATTCATCGGAATGATCGGTATTGCCCAGTCACTGCTTCTGCTCATCGGAGAGCTGGATCTGTCCGTCGGAAAGATAGCGTCGCTGTGCGGTATTCTCGCAGGTATGATGATGGTCAATTACGGATTTAACCCGTGGCTCTCACTGGCGCTGGCGCTTCTGCTCGGCCTTGTGTTCGGCTGTATCAACGGTCTGATCATCACAAAGTTAAGACTGAATTCTATGGTAGCCACGATCGGTATGCAGGGAGTGTACGGAGGCATCAACCTTGTACTTACAAAAGGAAAGGCGATCACGGGAATTCCGGGGGATATCTACATACTCGGCAAAGGGAACCTCGGTCCGGTCCCATTTCCGTTCGTGTTCTGTGTGGCAGTTCTCATCCTTATTATATTTATGGTAAAGAAGACAAAAACAGGACGTTACATTTACGCGATCGGCAACAGCCGTGAGGCTGCCAAGATCCTCGGGATCAAGGTGGACAAAATCAGAGTGATGATATACTCCATTGTCGGCCTCATCTCATCTCTTGCAGGTATCCTGTACGTGGCGCGGCTCGGTTCCTCACAGTCAGCCATCGGTGAGAACTGGCCGATGAACTCTATCGCAGCATCTGTCATCGGCGGTGTCTCGCTGACAGGCGGCATCGGTAACCCGGCGGGCGCTCTCATAGGCGCGGCCATTATCAGTATCATTCAGAACATGATCGTACTGTTCGGTGTAAATGTCTACTGGCAGTCAGCGGTCAGCGGTATCGTAGTTGTTATCGCCATATCCTTCAGCTCTATCTCCGAGATCATGCGGGAGAGAAAGCAGAGAAAAATAAAGCTTGGTTAA
- a CDS encoding sugar ABC transporter ATP-binding protein — protein sequence MKVLEAQNITKLFPGVVALDSVDVSFEPGEIHCVIGENGAGKSTLIKCLTGVYEPEEGQVLIGGEDALKNKVLFDKVAYVPQEIDLFGYMSVAENLFLPYERSGLKGIVNQKELEKKAVPLLEKFRIPVKPDDLVKDISVSAQQLLQIARAAVHEDYEVLMLDEPTTSLTTSDTQILFDIVKEIKAENKAIIFISHKLEEIFALGDVLTVFRNGKKVAYSKLEEIDIPWVIRQMTGRELDQEQVFYSDKVTDEVLLEVNKLTGERFTDVSFTLKKGEILGFSGLVGAGRSELMQAIFGYLPVYSGSVKLDGEDWKLGDTNYSVNHGFIYLPEERKKQGILPVLSIRENISVSALEDLKSGFSISKRKEDELAGRIIDTYDVKTPDAEKEIQFLSGGNQQKVIIGRSMCCSPKVLVFDEPTKGIDVGTKAEIYRLMKELAEDKGIGIILISSEMEEIKKCSNRIIALYEGKKAGEYDAEADKEAILSAIIGVNS from the coding sequence ATGAAAGTATTAGAGGCACAAAATATCACGAAATTATTCCCGGGCGTCGTCGCCCTTGATTCGGTAGATGTATCCTTTGAGCCAGGAGAGATCCACTGTGTCATCGGTGAGAACGGAGCGGGGAAAAGTACACTTATCAAGTGTCTGACAGGAGTATATGAGCCGGAGGAAGGTCAGGTTCTGATCGGCGGTGAGGATGCGCTGAAGAACAAAGTGCTTTTTGACAAAGTGGCATATGTGCCGCAGGAGATAGATCTGTTCGGCTATATGTCCGTCGCCGAGAACCTGTTCCTGCCATATGAGAGATCCGGCCTGAAAGGAATTGTAAACCAGAAAGAACTTGAGAAAAAAGCGGTTCCGCTGCTTGAAAAGTTCCGCATTCCGGTTAAACCGGACGATCTTGTAAAAGATATATCCGTCTCCGCGCAGCAGCTGCTCCAGATCGCAAGAGCAGCCGTCCATGAGGATTATGAAGTGCTGATGCTGGACGAACCGACGACAAGTCTTACAACGAGTGATACACAGATATTATTTGACATTGTAAAAGAAATTAAAGCAGAAAACAAAGCGATCATATTCATTTCCCATAAGCTGGAAGAGATATTTGCCCTCGGCGATGTGCTGACAGTGTTCCGGAATGGAAAAAAAGTTGCTTATTCCAAATTGGAAGAGATAGATATACCGTGGGTGATCCGGCAGATGACAGGACGGGAGCTCGACCAGGAGCAGGTCTTTTATTCTGACAAGGTCACAGATGAAGTGCTTCTCGAAGTGAACAAACTGACGGGAGAGCGGTTCACGGATGTAAGTTTTACCTTGAAAAAAGGAGAGATATTAGGTTTTTCAGGCCTGGTAGGCGCTGGGAGAAGCGAACTGATGCAGGCGATCTTCGGTTACCTTCCTGTTTATTCCGGCAGTGTAAAGCTGGACGGCGAGGACTGGAAGCTGGGAGATACGAATTATTCTGTGAACCACGGGTTCATTTATCTGCCGGAGGAGCGGAAGAAACAGGGGATCCTCCCGGTGCTGTCCATCCGTGAGAACATTTCCGTCTCCGCTCTCGAAGACCTGAAAAGCGGTTTCAGCATATCTAAAAGAAAAGAAGACGAGCTTGCGGGCAGGATCATTGATACATATGATGTCAAGACGCCGGACGCAGAGAAGGAGATACAGTTCTTAAGCGGCGGCAACCAGCAGAAAGTCATAATCGGACGCTCTATGTGCTGCAGTCCGAAGGTGCTTGTGTTTGATGAACCGACGAAGGGGATCGACGTCGGGACAAAAGCAGAGATATACCGCCTCATGAAAGAACTGGCAGAGGATAAAGGGATCGGGATCATCCTCATATCGTCGGAGATGGAGGAGATAAAAAAGTGCTCCAACAGGATCATTGCGCTGTACGAAGGGAAAAAGGCCGGAGAGTATGACGCAGAGGCGGATAAAGAAGCAATCCTGAGTGCTATTATTGGAGTAAATTCTTAG
- a CDS encoding substrate-binding domain-containing protein: MKKKVLSVLLAAVMVTAMLVGCNSGESKKDAGGEAKKGEDLTFVVVPKCVHAWFDEVNKGAQLQADALSDQLGVEVKIDYRAPSKSDVAEQNSVMEQAAATKPDGIAVDPVDYEGSKAVIEEIQSQGIPVVLFDAPSPEGSGLTSVGNDFKEQATIAADKLAELIGEKGKVAVMQGFPSAPNHAERYQAHLDALKKYPNIEVIDGGIDNDNVEEAQSQAAAVLAANPDLKGYLNCDACGSGVAAAIEEAGKAGDVTFVAMDNLIEILDYVKSGTISATSSTIPQMQGSMAVLMMWQQSIGIEIPQKVDTGIAYIDETNIDEWIKTVSE; the protein is encoded by the coding sequence ATGAAAAAGAAAGTTTTATCGGTTCTGCTGGCAGCAGTTATGGTTACTGCAATGCTCGTAGGATGTAACTCCGGCGAGTCCAAAAAAGACGCCGGAGGAGAGGCGAAAAAAGGTGAGGACCTGACATTTGTTGTTGTACCTAAATGTGTGCATGCCTGGTTTGATGAAGTCAACAAAGGCGCGCAGCTTCAGGCTGACGCACTGTCTGACCAGCTCGGCGTAGAAGTCAAGATCGACTACCGCGCGCCATCCAAGTCTGATGTGGCAGAGCAGAATTCTGTTATGGAGCAGGCGGCCGCAACAAAGCCGGACGGCATCGCGGTCGACCCTGTAGACTATGAAGGAAGCAAGGCGGTCATCGAAGAGATCCAGTCCCAGGGTATCCCGGTCGTGCTCTTTGACGCTCCGTCACCGGAAGGCAGCGGACTTACAAGCGTGGGCAACGACTTTAAAGAGCAGGCGACTATCGCGGCAGACAAACTTGCAGAGCTTATCGGGGAAAAAGGAAAAGTTGCAGTAATGCAGGGATTCCCTTCCGCTCCAAACCATGCAGAAAGATATCAGGCGCATCTGGACGCACTGAAGAAATATCCGAATATCGAAGTGATCGACGGCGGTATCGACAACGACAACGTAGAAGAAGCACAGTCCCAGGCGGCGGCGGTTCTTGCGGCCAATCCGGACCTGAAAGGATATCTGAACTGTGACGCCTGCGGTTCCGGTGTGGCGGCAGCCATCGAGGAAGCTGGAAAAGCCGGTGATGTCACATTCGTGGCAATGGATAACCTCATTGAGATTCTGGACTACGTTAAGAGCGGCACTATCTCAGCGACATCTTCCACAATACCGCAGATGCAGGGCTCTATGGCAGTGCTGATGATGTGGCAGCAGTCCATCGGAATCGAAATTCCGCAGAAGGTTGACACAGGTATCGCATACATCGATGAGACAAACATCGACGAATGGATCAAAACTGTAAGTGAATAA
- a CDS encoding sensor histidine kinase, translating into MKLVRRLRTVILSEIVFLLLLFIIVERNGYAPEMIPAVILIQTGMLVYLAAAVYIPVKNFAETLDGFTQKDGTTDENVEEELRQAAGRVPYMGQIERLADRYANQRTRKSSAKIFDKQPELTELQSQINPHFLYNTLESIRGQALMDDNIEIARMVEALAAFFRYSISGKGNLVTLRDEFANINNYMLIQRYRFNNRFSMEIIIDEEDEAAYDFLIPRLIIQPVVENAIFHGLEEKLEGGKVIIEVIVTESNLIVTISDNGKGIESGELKELNARIKSQDMQLYDGGSRQRNTGIALPNIHKRIQLLFGEEYGVNVYSTVGQGTDVEITVPAGYERGGGLEDEERNTAD; encoded by the coding sequence ATGAAACTGGTCAGAAGATTGAGAACGGTAATATTAAGTGAAATTGTCTTCCTGCTCCTTCTTTTTATTATAGTGGAAAGAAATGGATATGCCCCGGAAATGATTCCGGCAGTTATCCTCATCCAGACCGGAATGTTAGTCTATCTGGCGGCGGCTGTCTATATCCCTGTTAAAAACTTTGCAGAGACACTGGACGGCTTCACGCAGAAAGACGGTACAACGGATGAAAATGTAGAGGAAGAGCTCAGGCAGGCGGCGGGGCGCGTCCCGTATATGGGACAGATAGAACGCCTTGCGGACAGATACGCCAATCAGCGGACGCGCAAGAGTTCCGCAAAGATCTTTGACAAGCAGCCAGAGCTCACTGAGCTCCAGAGCCAGATCAACCCGCATTTTCTCTACAACACGCTTGAGTCTATCCGGGGGCAGGCGCTGATGGACGACAATATAGAGATCGCCAGGATGGTGGAGGCGCTGGCGGCATTTTTCCGGTACAGCATCAGCGGAAAAGGCAATCTAGTCACGCTGCGTGACGAATTTGCCAATATTAACAACTATATGCTCATACAGCGCTACCGCTTCAACAACCGTTTTTCCATGGAGATCATTATTGATGAGGAGGATGAGGCGGCATATGACTTCCTCATTCCGAGACTGATCATCCAGCCCGTTGTGGAAAATGCCATCTTCCACGGTCTGGAAGAGAAGCTGGAAGGAGGAAAAGTGATAATTGAAGTCATCGTCACGGAAAGCAACCTCATCGTCACCATATCCGACAATGGAAAAGGGATCGAAAGCGGTGAACTGAAAGAACTGAACGCCAGGATCAAGTCGCAGGATATGCAGCTTTATGACGGCGGCAGCAGACAGCGGAACACAGGGATCGCGCTTCCGAATATCCACAAGAGGATCCAGCTGCTTTTCGGGGAGGAGTACGGGGTAAATGTATACAGTACCGTCGGCCAGGGGACGGATGTGGAGATCACTGTGCCGGCCGGATATGAGAGAGGCGGTGGCTTGGAAGATGAAGAAAGAAATACTGCGGATTAA